A window of the Pontibacillus yanchengensis genome harbors these coding sequences:
- a CDS encoding phosphotransferase, whose amino-acid sequence MSEFLSEVLAHYGLYPLEVNQQTDNVYKVYTNHGAVAVKRTDMDDQQIKQWIATYQQANESQLSSLMPLYMTSNQELYVQQRNHTWYIMPWVETPHRDTPPYPFDLFYSSLADIHRRTSKTQVVKREDFEDRMESKKNQIRADKDKLEGYVEAFEKHHYMAPFELQVCTHFRDLLYVFEISEEWCDRFLEDIEEDKKIRLTLCHGDLKPSHFIYDENKPYFLNWERASWNYPVFDLTSYYWNIIKYHDAPVEQLVTTFSSYEERFNLMNSERCLFALYLLSPDHYLDQVDAYVSGARNSGQPFLVQKLEHSYYVLQHSLQIQSQIEKAREYIQQQEEEKEQEEG is encoded by the coding sequence ATGAGTGAGTTTTTATCCGAAGTGCTTGCTCACTATGGCTTGTATCCTTTAGAGGTGAACCAACAGACTGACAATGTATATAAGGTCTATACGAATCATGGTGCTGTAGCTGTAAAACGAACAGATATGGATGATCAACAAATAAAACAATGGATTGCAACCTATCAACAAGCAAATGAGTCTCAACTTTCCTCTCTAATGCCTTTATATATGACGTCAAATCAAGAGCTATATGTTCAGCAGCGAAACCATACATGGTATATCATGCCGTGGGTTGAGACGCCTCATCGGGATACACCACCTTATCCATTTGATCTTTTTTACTCATCTCTTGCTGATATCCATCGACGTACTTCTAAAACACAGGTGGTCAAACGAGAGGATTTTGAAGACAGGATGGAGAGCAAGAAAAACCAAATAAGAGCTGATAAGGATAAGTTAGAAGGGTACGTAGAAGCATTTGAAAAACATCATTATATGGCACCGTTCGAGTTGCAAGTGTGCACACATTTTCGTGACCTGTTATATGTGTTTGAAATATCAGAAGAATGGTGTGATCGTTTTTTAGAGGATATAGAAGAAGACAAGAAAATTCGACTTACCTTGTGTCATGGAGACTTAAAACCTAGTCATTTCATTTATGATGAAAATAAACCTTACTTTTTGAATTGGGAACGTGCTTCTTGGAATTATCCCGTTTTTGATTTAACTTCTTATTATTGGAATATTATTAAGTATCATGATGCTCCTGTTGAACAATTGGTTACCACATTTTCTTCTTATGAGGAAAGATTCAACTTAATGAATAGTGAACGATGTTTGTTTGCGCTCTATTTACTCAGCCCTGATCATTATCTTGATCAAGTTGATGCATATGTAAGCGGTGCCCGGAATAGTGGGCAACCTTTTTTAGTACAAAAGCTTGAACACTCTTATTATGTTTTACAGCATTCTTTGCAAATCCAATCTCAGATTGAGAAAGCTCGAGAATATATACAGCAGCAGGAAGAAGAGAAGGAACAAGAAGAAGGATAA
- the spoVID gene encoding stage VI sporulation protein D, translating into MSYDEQNVFSFHLNESLWFQRGQEVDEFMGISLEPDISIQEFDDTVSIRGVIELTGEYYQTKEQVDEEPQVLSLRDHAAKRLIEEVETHEDGVSECYHRFPVEISIPKSRIENLHDVTVSIDSFDYELPERGQLKLNATVAIHGVNHEEISYVQEEQRNDFQDQEEFEGVHYDELESRFSFDVKYEEDEDQEEPVVADSVDHQTLEQDDDSSLTEDEGGRWKYKQVQSFSEFFGNEAEAPPSEEDVEETEEHEYSMDYEDSYEDDREEEEEHYPQDARYLTSMFQREEEPYAKMRMCIVQESDTLGSIAQKYKVPPTHLSRINDLGDEDVSAGQILYIPSK; encoded by the coding sequence TTGTCATACGATGAACAAAATGTTTTTTCTTTTCATTTAAATGAGTCACTTTGGTTTCAAAGAGGACAGGAAGTAGATGAATTCATGGGGATATCACTAGAACCAGACATCTCCATTCAAGAATTTGATGATACGGTTTCCATTAGAGGTGTAATTGAATTAACGGGGGAGTATTACCAGACAAAAGAACAGGTAGACGAAGAACCACAAGTATTATCGCTACGTGATCACGCTGCTAAAAGATTAATAGAGGAAGTGGAAACACACGAAGATGGGGTAAGCGAATGCTATCATCGTTTTCCAGTAGAAATCTCTATTCCGAAAAGTAGAATTGAAAACTTACATGATGTCACAGTAAGTATTGATTCCTTTGATTATGAGCTACCTGAAAGAGGTCAATTAAAGTTAAACGCTACAGTGGCGATTCATGGTGTCAATCATGAAGAAATTTCTTATGTGCAAGAAGAACAAAGAAATGATTTTCAAGATCAAGAAGAGTTTGAGGGAGTTCATTATGATGAATTAGAAAGTCGGTTTAGTTTTGATGTGAAGTATGAAGAAGATGAGGACCAAGAAGAGCCAGTCGTAGCCGATTCCGTTGATCATCAAACCCTAGAACAAGATGATGATTCATCGTTAACAGAGGATGAAGGAGGGCGCTGGAAGTATAAACAAGTTCAATCTTTTTCTGAGTTCTTTGGAAATGAAGCGGAAGCCCCTCCATCGGAAGAGGATGTAGAAGAAACAGAAGAACATGAATATAGCATGGATTACGAAGATAGTTATGAAGACGATCGCGAGGAGGAAGAAGAACATTATCCTCAAGATGCACGTTATTTAACCTCGATGTTCCAGCGCGAGGAAGAACCATATGCAAAAATGAGAATGTGTATTGTTCAAGAAAGTGATACACTGGGGTCTATTGCCCAGAAGTATAAGGTTCCACCTACTCATTTAAGTCGTATTAACGATTTAGGGGACGAAGATGTATCAGCCGGCCAAATTTTATATATTCCTTCAAAATAA